A DNA window from Streptosporangiales bacterium contains the following coding sequences:
- a CDS encoding helix-turn-helix domain-containing protein, which translates to MQKPLLLNPEQAAQELGIGRTRTFALIASGELESVKIGRARRIPRAALEVYVGRLLAQQNGGAAA; encoded by the coding sequence GTGCAGAAGCCACTGCTTCTCAACCCCGAACAGGCCGCGCAGGAACTCGGTATCGGACGCACGCGCACGTTCGCCCTGATCGCCTCCGGCGAGCTGGAGTCGGTCAAGATCGGGCGGGCACGACGCATTCCGCGCGCTGCGCTAGAGGTGTACGTCGGGCGGCTTCTCGCCCAGCAGAACGGCGGCGCCGCCGCGTGA